From the genome of Bombus pascuorum chromosome 2, iyBomPasc1.1, whole genome shotgun sequence, one region includes:
- the LOC132904482 gene encoding uncharacterized protein LOC132904482, whose amino-acid sequence MSILDEREDYLKNPYFVKHEYGDFTPFYVTVTICSFIFVFICILNFGFCWCSRHRNYWQSPHTGNRWIQPLWTVLPHKTPPLDLSEIEPGRLVTQDKQKVLQYHNPKPYGTAPQTQEYMEMQKRESEI is encoded by the exons atgtccaTTCTAGACGAGCGAGAGGATTATCTGAAGAATCCATACTTTGTGAAGCACGAATATGGTGATTTTACTCCATTTTATGTCACTGTCACTATCTGTTCCTTCATATTTGTATTCATATGCATTTTGAACTTTGGATTTTGTTGGTGCTCCCGTCATAGAAATTATTGGCAAAGTCCTCATACAG GAAATAGGTGGATTCAACCATTGTGGACTGTATTACCTCATAAAACACCACCTTTGGACTTAAGTGAGATAGAACCAGGACGTCTTGTGACACAAGATAAACAAAAAGTTTTACAATATCACAATCCAAAACCATATGGAACCGCACCACAAACACAAGAATATATGGAGATGCAAAAACGTGAgagtgaaatttaa